One region of Carbonactinospora thermoautotrophica genomic DNA includes:
- a CDS encoding AIM24 family protein, with translation MRGELLGSSVEPGLSAMSLQNPKMLRVDLDGEVIARQGAMVAYQGEIDFKYQGSGVKRLLKKMVTGEGLPLMRCEGSGRVFFAREARDIQIIELEGESLTVNGDNVLAFEATLDWDIRRVEGLGVFLGGVFNTVFTGYGALAITCDGPPVVLDPTELPTYVDLGAAVAWTTSLRTSIRNTMGLGTLFGRGSGEKVQIGFSGEGFVVVQPSEGRGESWSSGNSGEEAEEN, from the coding sequence ATGCGTGGTGAGTTGCTGGGCAGCTCGGTCGAGCCGGGCCTGTCGGCGATGTCGCTGCAGAACCCGAAGATGCTTCGCGTCGACCTGGACGGCGAGGTGATCGCCCGGCAGGGGGCGATGGTCGCGTACCAGGGTGAGATCGACTTCAAGTACCAGGGCAGCGGCGTGAAGCGGCTGCTCAAGAAGATGGTGACCGGCGAGGGCCTGCCGCTGATGCGCTGCGAGGGCTCCGGGCGGGTGTTCTTCGCCCGCGAGGCCCGGGACATCCAGATCATCGAGCTGGAGGGCGAGTCCCTCACGGTCAACGGGGACAACGTGCTGGCGTTCGAGGCCACGCTGGACTGGGACATCCGGCGGGTCGAGGGGCTCGGCGTGTTCCTCGGGGGCGTGTTCAACACCGTGTTCACCGGGTACGGCGCGTTGGCGATCACCTGCGACGGCCCGCCGGTCGTGCTGGACCCCACCGAGCTGCCCACGTACGTGGACCTGGGCGCGGCCGTCGCGTGGACCACGTCGCTGCGCACCAGCATCCGCAACACCATGGGCCTGGGCACCCTGTTCGGCCGGGGTAGCGGGGAGAAGGTGCAGATCGGGTTCAGCGGCGAGGGATTCGTGGTGGTGCAGCCTTCGGAGGGTCGCGGCGAGTCCTGGTCGTCCGGCAACAGCGGCGAGGAGGCCGAGGAGAACTGA
- a CDS encoding ABC transporter permease → MLDDVSCTVPRGTLAGLIGLLRWIFDASPRVFDQIGAPLLGVFPFVVMFLVTSVATLRERTSGTLERLLSLPLAKLDLLLGYALAFGLVAAVQAALATWFTLGVLGLDVAGSPAVLVLVAVLDALLGVALGLFVSAFAATEFQAVQFMLAVVLPQFLLCGLLVLRDQLDPVLRVVSDALPLSYAVDAMRYVTRSPEAGTELVQDLAVIAGACVAALALGAATLRRRTP, encoded by the coding sequence GTGCTGGACGACGTCTCCTGCACCGTGCCCCGCGGCACGCTCGCCGGCCTGATCGGCCTGCTGCGCTGGATCTTCGACGCCAGCCCGCGCGTGTTCGACCAGATCGGCGCGCCGCTGCTCGGGGTCTTCCCGTTCGTGGTGATGTTCCTGGTCACGTCGGTCGCCACCTTGCGCGAGCGCACCTCCGGCACCCTGGAGCGGCTGCTCAGCCTGCCGCTCGCCAAGCTGGACCTGCTGCTCGGGTACGCCCTCGCGTTCGGCCTGGTCGCCGCCGTCCAGGCGGCGCTCGCCACCTGGTTCACCCTCGGCGTGCTCGGCCTCGACGTCGCCGGATCGCCTGCGGTGCTCGTGCTGGTGGCCGTCCTGGACGCCCTGCTCGGTGTCGCCCTCGGCCTGTTCGTGAGCGCGTTCGCGGCGACCGAGTTCCAGGCGGTGCAGTTCATGCTGGCCGTGGTGCTGCCGCAGTTCCTGCTGTGCGGGCTCCTGGTGCTCCGGGACCAGCTCGACCCGGTCCTGCGCGTGGTCTCCGACGCGTTGCCCCTTTCGTATGCGGTCGACGCCATGAGGTACGTGACACGGTCGCCCGAAGCGGGCACAGAACTGGTACAGGACCTCGCGGTCATCGCGGGAGCCTGCGTCGCCGCCCTCGCCCTCGGCGCGGCCACGCTGCGCAGACGGACTCCGTAG
- a CDS encoding proline dehydrogenase family protein has product MLRRVLLAASRSEKMKNAIETWPVSRSVVRRFVAGTSVDDAIRVTRLLTNDGLLVTLDHLGEDTLDRQQADATRDAYLVLLQRLAEAGLTEGAEVSLKLSAIGQALPGDGEKIACENAYKICEAARAAGTTVTLDMEDHTTTDSTLAILRELRRDFPWVGAVLQAYLKRTEADCRDLAYEGSRVRLCKGAYAEPASVAYQDEHEVDRSYVRCLKILMGGRGYPMVATHDPRLIEIAGALAVQFGRDQGTYEYQMLYGVRTEAQRRLAGAGERMRVYVPYGQQWYGYLMRRLAERPANLAFFLRSLASRR; this is encoded by the coding sequence GTGCTTCGCCGTGTGCTTCTCGCGGCCTCCCGCAGCGAGAAGATGAAGAACGCGATCGAGACCTGGCCGGTCTCCAGAAGCGTGGTCAGGCGTTTCGTCGCAGGCACCAGCGTGGACGACGCGATCCGCGTCACCCGCCTCCTGACCAACGACGGGCTGCTGGTGACGCTGGACCACTTGGGTGAGGACACGCTGGACCGTCAGCAGGCCGACGCGACCCGGGACGCGTACCTGGTCCTGCTCCAGCGGCTCGCCGAAGCCGGTCTCACCGAGGGCGCGGAGGTCTCGCTCAAGCTCTCCGCCATAGGCCAGGCCCTTCCGGGTGACGGTGAGAAGATCGCGTGCGAGAACGCGTACAAGATCTGCGAAGCCGCCCGCGCCGCCGGCACCACGGTCACCCTCGACATGGAGGACCACACCACCACCGACTCCACCCTTGCGATCCTGCGGGAGCTGCGGCGGGACTTCCCGTGGGTCGGCGCGGTCCTGCAGGCGTACCTCAAGCGCACCGAGGCTGACTGCCGCGACCTCGCGTACGAGGGCTCACGGGTGCGGCTCTGCAAGGGCGCGTACGCCGAGCCCGCATCCGTCGCCTACCAGGACGAGCACGAGGTGGACCGCTCGTACGTGCGCTGCCTCAAGATCCTGATGGGTGGCCGGGGCTACCCGATGGTGGCCACGCACGACCCGCGGCTCATCGAGATCGCCGGCGCGCTCGCCGTCCAGTTCGGCCGCGACCAGGGCACGTACGAGTACCAGATGCTCTACGGCGTGCGCACCGAAGCGCAGCGCCGGCTGGCCGGGGCCGGCGAGAGGATGCGCGTGTACGTGCCGTACGGCCAGCAGTGGTACGGCTACCTCATGCGCCGCCTCGCCGAGCGGCCGGCGAACCTGGCGTTCTTCCTCCGGTCGCTGGCGTCCCGCCGGTAG
- the proC gene encoding pyrroline-5-carboxylate reductase, with amino-acid sequence MSQRIAVIGAGKMGEALLSGMLRAGKQPGDLMATVRRAERAKLLRERYGIEIVTNAEAAKSADTLILAVKPQDMEVLLDELSPYVSANQLIVSVAAGITTGFIERRLTEGVPVVRVMSNTPVLVDEAMSAISPGAHAAEEHLRRTEEIFKPVGKTIRVPESQQDAVTALSGSGPAYFYYLVEAMTDAGLLLGLPRAVAHELVVQTAIGAAVMMRDSGEHPVILREAVTSPAGTTAVAVKELENHSVRAALIAALEAARNRSRELASGHE; translated from the coding sequence ATGAGCCAGCGGATCGCTGTGATCGGCGCGGGCAAGATGGGCGAGGCCCTGCTGTCCGGCATGCTGCGGGCCGGCAAGCAGCCGGGCGACCTGATGGCGACCGTCCGGCGCGCCGAGCGCGCGAAGCTGCTCCGCGAGCGGTACGGCATCGAGATCGTCACGAACGCCGAGGCCGCCAAGAGCGCGGACACCCTGATCCTCGCGGTCAAGCCGCAGGACATGGAGGTCCTGCTGGACGAGCTGAGCCCGTACGTGTCCGCGAACCAGCTCATCGTCTCGGTCGCGGCCGGTATCACGACCGGGTTCATCGAACGCCGGCTCACCGAGGGCGTGCCGGTCGTCCGGGTCATGTCCAACACGCCGGTGCTGGTCGACGAGGCGATGAGCGCGATCTCGCCCGGCGCGCACGCCGCCGAAGAGCACCTGCGGCGCACCGAGGAGATCTTCAAGCCGGTCGGCAAGACGATCCGGGTGCCGGAGTCGCAGCAGGACGCCGTGACCGCGCTGTCCGGCTCCGGCCCGGCGTACTTCTACTACCTGGTCGAGGCCATGACCGACGCCGGCCTCCTGCTCGGCCTGCCGCGCGCGGTCGCGCACGAGCTGGTCGTGCAGACCGCGATCGGCGCCGCGGTGATGATGCGCGACTCCGGCGAGCACCCGGTCATCCTGCGCGAGGCCGTGACCTCCCCGGCCGGCACGACCGCCGTCGCCGTCAAGGAGCTGGAGAACCACAGCGTGCGCGCCGCCCTGATCGCCGCCCTGGAGGCCGCCCGCAACCGGTCCCGGGAGCTGGCGTCCGGGCACGAGTGA
- a CDS encoding efflux RND transporter periplasmic adaptor subunit, which yields MSRTARVAVGPLVLSTVVFGAVACSRDDSGVQIGVVERETVTEVVEAPASIAARASATLSSPAPGTIVELDVDDGQQVRAGQVLLRIHSPQAEEQLRQARKADAEVAASGRVRLPSVDLSATERQADQAAADAFAAARRSAEQIPDPKLRQAALAQVEQTHATYQAARADANQAIRRFNAGLGSLGEALSSLSRAQRVQTRSAVALAQQTVDALTVRAPISGVVTLGGTGGGAGDLSALLGQLPQGGEQQGRQLLRDGLPSAEQATIAEGAPVTAGTPLVTITDTSELSVTAEVAETDVLLVRPGVPADIELDAVPGARYSATVRSVGVTPTTNTRGGVSYTVRLALGAGKLADGTPAPVPKPGMSAVAYLRVRTVSDAVAVPSSAVVREGDRDTVWVVVGDRLRRREVKLGAQGDANVQVVSGLKVGDRIVVRGADRVRDGQEVPG from the coding sequence ATGTCCCGTACGGCTCGGGTCGCCGTCGGTCCCCTGGTGCTGTCCACCGTGGTCTTCGGGGCCGTGGCGTGCAGCCGCGACGACTCGGGCGTTCAGATCGGCGTGGTGGAGCGCGAGACGGTCACCGAGGTCGTCGAAGCGCCCGCCAGCATCGCCGCCCGGGCGTCGGCCACCCTCAGCTCGCCCGCGCCGGGCACGATCGTCGAACTCGACGTCGACGACGGGCAGCAGGTGCGCGCCGGCCAGGTGCTGCTGCGGATCCACTCGCCCCAGGCGGAGGAGCAGCTGCGCCAGGCCAGGAAGGCCGACGCCGAGGTGGCCGCGTCCGGGCGCGTGCGCCTGCCCAGCGTGGACCTATCAGCCACCGAACGGCAGGCCGACCAGGCCGCGGCGGACGCGTTCGCCGCGGCCCGCCGCTCCGCCGAGCAGATCCCGGACCCCAAGCTCCGGCAGGCCGCGCTCGCCCAGGTCGAGCAGACGCACGCCACGTACCAGGCCGCGCGCGCCGACGCGAACCAGGCGATCCGCCGGTTCAACGCCGGCCTCGGCAGCCTGGGCGAGGCCCTGTCCTCGCTGAGCCGAGCCCAGCGGGTCCAGACCCGCAGCGCCGTGGCGCTCGCCCAGCAGACCGTGGACGCGCTCACCGTCCGGGCGCCGATCTCCGGTGTGGTCACGCTCGGCGGCACCGGCGGCGGCGCCGGAGACCTGTCCGCCCTGCTCGGCCAGCTTCCGCAGGGCGGCGAGCAGCAGGGCCGGCAGCTCCTCCGGGACGGCCTGCCCAGCGCCGAGCAGGCCACGATCGCCGAGGGCGCCCCGGTCACGGCCGGCACCCCGCTCGTCACGATCACCGACACCTCCGAGCTCTCGGTCACCGCCGAGGTCGCCGAGACCGACGTGCTGCTCGTCCGGCCCGGCGTGCCGGCGGACATCGAGCTGGACGCGGTGCCCGGCGCGCGCTACTCCGCGACCGTGCGCAGCGTCGGCGTCACCCCCACCACGAACACCCGCGGTGGCGTCTCGTACACGGTCCGGCTCGCGCTCGGCGCGGGGAAGCTCGCCGACGGCACCCCGGCCCCGGTGCCGAAGCCCGGCATGTCCGCCGTGGCCTACCTCAGGGTGCGCACCGTCAGCGACGCGGTGGCGGTGCCGTCCTCGGCCGTCGTACGCGAGGGCGACCGGGACACGGTGTGGGTCGTCGTGGGCGACCGGCTGCGCCGCCGCGAGGTCAAGCTCGGCGCCCAGGGCGACGCGAACGTCCAGGTGGTGAGCGGCCTGAAGGTCGGCGACCGGATCGTGGTGCGGGGCGCGGACCGCGTTCGCGACGGCCAGGAGGTCCCGGGGTGA
- a CDS encoding ABC transporter ATP-binding protein — protein sequence MSRPALEAIDVHRTYQLEGVSVEALRGVTLRVDPGEFVAVIGPSGSGKSTLMHLLGCLDRPTSGTLRVDGRDVSELSDAELAALRNQTIGFVFQAFHLLPRTTAVENVALPLVYRGVGRAERRRRAVEALQAVGLGHRLTHRPTQMSGGEQQRVAIARALVGEPRVLLADEPTGNLDTRTGEEVMGILERLNAERGVAVVLVTHEMDVAGRARRIIRIRDGLVESDSVPAGAARDGGVDGGAGEREARS from the coding sequence GTGAGCCGGCCCGCCCTGGAAGCGATCGACGTCCACCGGACCTACCAGCTCGAGGGCGTGTCCGTCGAGGCCCTGCGCGGCGTCACCCTGCGCGTCGACCCCGGCGAGTTCGTCGCCGTCATCGGCCCGAGCGGGTCGGGCAAGTCCACGCTCATGCACCTGCTGGGCTGCCTGGACCGGCCGACCAGCGGTACCTTGCGCGTGGACGGCCGGGACGTGTCCGAGCTCTCGGACGCCGAGCTGGCCGCGCTGCGCAACCAGACCATCGGGTTCGTGTTCCAGGCGTTCCACCTGCTGCCCCGCACCACCGCCGTGGAGAACGTGGCGCTGCCGCTGGTGTACCGCGGGGTGGGCCGTGCCGAGCGGCGCCGCCGGGCGGTCGAGGCGCTGCAGGCCGTGGGGCTCGGCCACCGGCTCACGCACCGGCCGACGCAGATGTCCGGCGGGGAGCAGCAGCGGGTCGCCATCGCGCGGGCCCTGGTGGGGGAGCCGCGGGTGCTGCTGGCCGACGAGCCGACCGGGAACCTGGACACCCGTACCGGCGAGGAGGTCATGGGAATCCTCGAACGGCTCAACGCCGAGCGGGGGGTCGCGGTGGTGCTGGTGACGCACGAGATGGACGTCGCCGGGCGGGCCAGGCGGATCATCCGCATCCGGGACGGGCTGGTCGAGTCCGACTCCGTGCCCGCCGGGGCCGCGCGTGACGGCGGCGTGGATGGTGGCGCGGGCGAGCGGGAAGCCCGGTCATGA
- a CDS encoding ABC transporter permease produces MRAGEAFRVAVDSLRANRLRSVLTMLGVIIGVAAVVVLVAIGSGAKREVETQVQGLGSNLILVVPGKARFGSAPSVSRLTLEDTRELTRIVGNPDAVAATVASGETLRAGQREFFGTVNGVTDTVPQVFDRPVARGRYLTAADVATRRRVAVLGSVVAQRLFPDEDPVGRQVSIAGVRFRVIGVLAEKGTAFGVSVDEDTHIPLTTAQRLFGVDRVDALAVKAPSTESIEELQASLIDALKAKYPGEEFSAVTQTQILGTIGRILGMLTGVLAAIAGISLLVGGVGVSNIMLVSVRERTREIGLRKALGARQRDILAQFLIEAVLLTTIGGVIGIGLGVGVSLLLEWVSPVPSLITWWSPLLAFGVSAAVGVFFGVVPARRASRLDPVVALRTE; encoded by the coding sequence ATGAGAGCGGGCGAGGCGTTCCGGGTCGCGGTGGACTCGCTGCGCGCGAACCGGCTACGCAGCGTCCTGACCATGCTCGGCGTGATCATCGGTGTCGCCGCGGTCGTGGTGCTGGTCGCGATCGGCAGCGGCGCCAAGCGTGAAGTGGAGACCCAGGTCCAGGGACTGGGCTCCAACCTCATCCTGGTGGTGCCGGGCAAGGCCCGGTTCGGGTCCGCGCCCAGCGTGAGCCGGCTCACCCTGGAGGACACCCGGGAACTCACCCGGATCGTCGGCAACCCGGACGCGGTCGCCGCCACGGTCGCCTCCGGCGAGACCCTGCGGGCCGGCCAGCGGGAATTCTTCGGCACGGTCAACGGGGTGACCGACACCGTTCCCCAGGTCTTCGACCGGCCGGTCGCCCGCGGCCGGTACCTCACCGCGGCCGACGTCGCGACGAGGCGCCGGGTCGCCGTGCTCGGCTCCGTGGTCGCGCAGCGGCTGTTCCCGGACGAGGACCCGGTGGGCCGGCAGGTGTCGATCGCCGGCGTGCGGTTCCGGGTGATCGGCGTGCTGGCCGAGAAGGGGACGGCCTTCGGGGTGAGCGTGGACGAGGACACGCACATCCCGCTGACCACCGCCCAGCGCCTGTTCGGGGTGGACCGGGTCGACGCCCTCGCGGTCAAGGCCCCCTCGACCGAGAGCATCGAGGAACTGCAGGCCAGCCTGATCGACGCGCTCAAGGCGAAGTACCCGGGTGAGGAGTTCTCCGCGGTCACCCAGACGCAGATCCTCGGCACGATCGGCCGGATCCTCGGCATGCTCACCGGGGTGCTGGCCGCGATCGCCGGCATCTCCCTGCTGGTCGGCGGCGTCGGGGTGTCCAACATCATGCTGGTCAGCGTGCGCGAGCGCACCCGGGAGATCGGCCTGCGCAAGGCGCTGGGCGCGCGGCAGCGGGACATCCTCGCCCAGTTCCTCATCGAGGCGGTGTTGCTCACCACGATCGGCGGGGTGATCGGCATCGGGCTCGGGGTCGGCGTCTCGCTGCTGCTGGAGTGGGTGTCCCCGGTGCCGTCGCTGATCACCTGGTGGTCGCCGCTGCTGGCGTTCGGCGTCTCGGCCGCGGTCGGGGTGTTCTTCGGCGTCGTCCCGGCCCGTCGCGCCAGCCGGCTCGACCCGGTGGTGGCCTTGCGCACCGAGTGA
- a CDS encoding acetoin utilization protein AcuC, whose protein sequence is MSTSVRVYWDDSLTAYDFGPEHPMAPIRIELTMRLARELGLLDQPNVTVEPAPTVDPELLARVHDPEYIAAVRRAGTDPLPESWKYGLGTEDNPIFPGMHEASARIAGASQAAAEAVWRGPENGGAQHAVNIAGGLHHAMRGRAAGFCVYNDPAVAITRLLELGAERVAYVDVDVHHGDGVQALFWDDPRVLTVSLHESGRTLFPGTGFPEEIGGPGAEGTAVNVALPPGTGDQGWLRAFHAIVPHVLAAFRPQVLVTQHGCDSHVEDPLAHLALSVDGQRMAYQALHELAHRYAGGRWVVTGGGGYEVVHVVPRAWTLLMAEVIGVPLDEEIPAAWREYVQRVIGRVAPLRLTDGQRPTVRDWTGGYDPGDWLDQAILATRKAVFPALGIDLMVDL, encoded by the coding sequence ATGAGCACATCGGTCCGCGTGTACTGGGACGATTCCCTGACCGCGTACGACTTCGGACCCGAGCATCCGATGGCGCCGATCCGGATCGAGCTGACCATGCGGCTCGCCCGCGAGCTGGGTCTGCTCGACCAGCCGAACGTCACCGTCGAGCCCGCGCCCACGGTCGATCCCGAGCTGCTGGCCCGCGTCCATGACCCGGAGTACATCGCCGCGGTCCGGCGTGCCGGAACCGACCCGTTGCCCGAGTCGTGGAAGTACGGGCTGGGCACCGAGGACAACCCGATCTTCCCCGGCATGCACGAGGCGTCCGCCCGGATCGCGGGCGCCTCCCAGGCGGCCGCCGAGGCGGTGTGGCGCGGCCCGGAGAACGGTGGAGCCCAGCACGCGGTCAACATCGCCGGCGGCCTGCACCACGCCATGCGCGGTCGCGCCGCGGGTTTCTGCGTGTACAACGACCCGGCCGTCGCGATCACGCGGCTGCTGGAGCTGGGCGCGGAGCGCGTCGCGTACGTCGACGTCGACGTCCACCACGGCGACGGTGTGCAGGCGCTGTTCTGGGACGACCCCCGCGTACTGACCGTCAGCCTGCACGAGAGCGGGCGCACGCTCTTCCCCGGCACCGGGTTTCCCGAGGAGATCGGCGGCCCAGGCGCGGAGGGCACCGCGGTCAACGTGGCGCTCCCGCCCGGCACCGGCGACCAGGGCTGGCTGCGGGCGTTCCACGCGATCGTGCCGCACGTGCTGGCGGCGTTCCGGCCTCAGGTGCTGGTCACCCAGCACGGTTGCGACAGCCACGTCGAGGACCCGCTGGCCCACCTCGCGTTGAGCGTGGACGGGCAGCGCATGGCGTACCAGGCGCTGCACGAGCTGGCCCACCGCTACGCGGGCGGCCGCTGGGTGGTGACCGGGGGCGGCGGCTACGAGGTGGTCCACGTGGTGCCGCGCGCCTGGACCCTTCTCATGGCGGAGGTGATCGGGGTGCCACTGGACGAGGAGATCCCCGCGGCGTGGCGGGAGTACGTGCAGCGGGTCATCGGCAGGGTCGCCCCGCTGCGGCTGACCGACGGCCAGCGGCCCACGGTTCGGGATTGGACCGGCGGGTACGATCCTGGTGACTGGCTGGACCAGGCGATCCTCGCCACGCGAAAGGCGGTCTTCCCGGCGCTCGGCATCGACCTGATGGTGGACTTGTGA
- a CDS encoding phosphatase, which yields MRKHLLEHRIAGDVATPRENNLRNYRLLADREPRYLFGLEPEGRWSFADVLALMAEKVGVSPDPKYTHGPDTIDVERTLERLDAFADRVRQAARNRERVVLATGHPAGLLGVYLEIARALAGAGCELLTPAAGWSYQAKTLGGEEPREIRYVGGVAMLSDRAGLVHTHSARPIRAMLADLVDSNLPLPDLVIGDHGWAGGAGQAGIDAIGFADCNDPALFVGEAEGRVRVAVPLDDNVAPHLYAPLTAYVLKQAGL from the coding sequence CTGCGCAAGCACCTGCTGGAGCATCGGATCGCCGGGGACGTGGCGACCCCGCGCGAGAACAACCTGCGCAACTACCGGTTGCTCGCCGACCGCGAGCCCAGGTACCTGTTCGGCTTGGAGCCGGAGGGCCGGTGGAGCTTCGCGGACGTGCTCGCGCTGATGGCGGAGAAGGTCGGGGTGTCCCCGGACCCGAAGTACACGCACGGTCCGGACACGATCGACGTCGAGCGGACCCTGGAGCGGCTTGACGCGTTCGCCGACCGGGTCCGGCAGGCGGCGCGGAACCGGGAGCGGGTCGTGCTCGCCACCGGCCACCCGGCCGGGCTGCTCGGCGTGTACCTCGAGATCGCCCGCGCCCTGGCCGGCGCCGGTTGCGAGCTGCTCACCCCGGCGGCCGGCTGGTCGTACCAGGCGAAGACGCTGGGTGGGGAGGAGCCGCGCGAGATCCGGTACGTGGGCGGCGTCGCCATGCTGAGCGACCGCGCGGGTCTGGTGCACACCCACTCGGCGCGGCCGATCCGGGCGATGCTCGCGGATCTGGTGGACTCCAACCTGCCGCTGCCCGACCTGGTGATCGGCGACCACGGCTGGGCGGGCGGCGCCGGCCAGGCGGGCATCGACGCGATCGGGTTCGCCGACTGCAACGACCCGGCCCTGTTCGTGGGCGAGGCCGAGGGGCGGGTGCGGGTGGCGGTCCCGCTGGACGACAATGTCGCCCCGCATCTCTATGCCCCGCTGACAGCTTATGTACTGAAGCAAGCCGGTTTGTGA
- a CDS encoding helix-turn-helix domain-containing protein, with protein sequence MGPSEHSLSEVSFLTVAEVAALMRVSKMTVYRLVHSGELPAIRVGRSFRVPEESVYAYLRDAYVQTA encoded by the coding sequence ATGGGTCCCAGCGAACACTCGCTCAGCGAGGTCAGCTTCCTGACCGTCGCCGAGGTCGCCGCGCTGATGCGCGTCTCGAAGATGACCGTCTACCGCCTGGTGCACAGCGGGGAGCTGCCCGCCATCCGGGTGGGCCGGTCGTTCCGCGTTCCCGAGGAGTCCGTGTACGCCTACCTGCGCGACGCCTACGTCCAGACCGCGTGA
- a CDS encoding 30S ribosomal protein bS22 — MGSVIKKRRKRMAKKKHRKLLKKTRVQRRNKK, encoded by the coding sequence GTGGGCTCTGTCATCAAGAAGCGCCGCAAGCGCATGGCGAAGAAGAAGCACCGCAAGCTGCTCAAGAAGACGCGCGTCCAGCGGCGTAACAAGAAGTAG
- a CDS encoding SDR family oxidoreductase, which yields MGRVVLVTGVSRYLGAGLARLLQGEPDVDRIIGVDVVSPGYDLGRVEFVRADIRNPIIAKVIASAEVDTVAHLNIISTPYGAGGRPSMKEINVIGTMQLLAACQKAPSVRKLVVKSTTSVYGCSPRDPAMFTEEMEPKELPRSGWAKDACEVEGYVRGFSRRRPDVAVTVLRFASFLGPGIDTPLSRYFSLPVIPKVLGFDARLQFVHEDDGLEVLRRAVVEDYPGTYNIAGDGVMFLSQAIRRLGRPMLPVPTPAASAMGLVLRRFGVVDFTPEQVRYLTYGRAVDTTRMREELKFEPRYSTLETFDDFARARGLRRVIPLEPLERFEARFAASAAGRGTDA from the coding sequence ATGGGGCGTGTCGTTCTCGTCACCGGTGTCTCGCGCTACCTGGGAGCCGGGCTCGCCCGCCTGCTCCAGGGCGAGCCTGACGTGGACCGGATCATCGGCGTGGACGTCGTGTCACCCGGGTACGACCTGGGGCGCGTGGAGTTCGTCCGCGCCGACATCCGCAACCCGATCATCGCCAAGGTGATCGCCAGCGCCGAGGTGGACACCGTCGCGCACCTCAACATCATCTCCACCCCGTACGGCGCGGGTGGCCGGCCGTCGATGAAGGAGATCAACGTCATCGGCACCATGCAACTGCTGGCCGCCTGTCAGAAGGCGCCCTCGGTGCGCAAGCTCGTGGTCAAGTCGACCACCAGCGTGTACGGCTGCTCACCCCGCGATCCGGCCATGTTCACCGAGGAGATGGAGCCGAAGGAGCTGCCGCGCTCGGGCTGGGCGAAGGACGCCTGCGAGGTCGAGGGGTACGTGCGCGGCTTCAGCCGGCGGCGGCCCGACGTGGCGGTGACCGTGCTCCGGTTCGCGAGCTTCCTCGGCCCCGGCATCGACACGCCGCTCAGCCGGTACTTCAGCCTGCCGGTGATCCCCAAGGTGCTCGGGTTCGACGCCCGCCTGCAGTTCGTCCACGAGGACGATGGGCTGGAGGTGCTCCGGCGCGCCGTCGTGGAGGACTACCCGGGCACGTACAACATCGCCGGAGACGGTGTGATGTTCCTCTCCCAGGCGATCCGCCGCCTCGGCCGGCCCATGCTCCCGGTGCCGACGCCGGCCGCCTCGGCCATGGGGCTCGTGCTCCGGCGGTTCGGCGTGGTGGACTTCACCCCCGAACAGGTGCGCTACCTCACCTACGGGCGAGCGGTCGACACGACACGCATGCGCGAGGAGCTGAAGTTCGAGCCGCGGTACAGCACGCTGGAGACGTTCGATGACTTCGCTCGCGCGCGGGGCTTGCGGCGGGTGATCCCGCTCGAGCCGCTGGAGCGGTTCGAGGCCCGCTTCGCCGCCTCCGCGGCAGGGAGGGGCACGGATGCCTGA